One window of the Burkholderia ubonensis subsp. mesacidophila genome contains the following:
- a CDS encoding C40 family peptidase, with protein sequence MDERIKQAVADHALAEYPRECCGLIVRSATGDAYLRCRNVASAPKEHFALAPEDYAEAEEAGEIIALVHSHPGASAQPSMDDRVKCERVGIPAWIIVSLGVQGDGSIGIDDWCEFGPSGYVAPLFGREYVHGVLDCYALVRDWYLAERGIVLPDFERTDGWWDDGHSNLYIAHCQDAGFLDVGPSVNLEVGDVLLMQVRSKNGVPNHSGVYLGDGMFLHHMYGRLSCRAVWGSMWRDCCTTVLRYVGR encoded by the coding sequence ATGGACGAACGAATCAAGCAAGCGGTTGCAGATCATGCGCTCGCCGAGTATCCGCGCGAGTGCTGCGGGCTGATCGTGCGGTCGGCGACGGGCGACGCATACCTGCGTTGCCGGAATGTCGCGTCGGCGCCGAAGGAGCATTTCGCGCTCGCGCCGGAAGACTATGCCGAGGCGGAAGAGGCCGGGGAGATCATCGCGCTCGTGCATTCGCATCCCGGCGCATCGGCACAGCCGAGCATGGACGACCGCGTGAAGTGCGAGCGCGTCGGCATACCCGCGTGGATCATCGTGTCGCTCGGTGTGCAGGGCGATGGATCGATCGGCATTGACGACTGGTGCGAGTTTGGTCCGAGCGGCTATGTCGCCCCCCTGTTCGGTCGGGAGTACGTGCATGGCGTGCTGGATTGCTACGCGCTGGTACGCGACTGGTATCTGGCCGAGCGCGGAATCGTATTGCCGGATTTCGAGCGCACAGATGGCTGGTGGGACGACGGTCACTCGAACCTCTATATCGCGCACTGTCAGGACGCCGGGTTTCTCGACGTGGGGCCGAGCGTGAACCTCGAAGTCGGCGACGTGCTGCTCATGCAGGTTCGAAGCAAGAACGGCGTGCCGAATCATTCGGGCGTGTATCTGGGCGACGGGATGTTCCTGCATCACATGTACGGGCGGCTGTCGTGTCGAGCGGTTTGGGGATCGATGTGGCGGGACTGCTGTACGACGGTGCTGCGTTACGTGGGGAGGTAG
- a CDS encoding host specificity protein J yields MRRLYAETGPMRLSGSKGGGGGGGGSESPDSLHSVARAKVLDVISEGHIVGLVNGMQSVYLDGTPIQNADGSINFQNYSVDVRTGTQDQDHLPGFPAVEREAAVGVPLTSDAPWVRQIQNTQLTAVRIRFGVPALQRSDTSTGNITGYRIEYAIDLSVDGGSYAQVLTGAFDGKTTSLYERAHRIELPRAKTGWLVRVRRITPNRHSSTVADTVNIEAITEVIDRKLRYPMTALVGMTFDARSFSQVPTRSYRVRGLIIRVPSNYDPETRSYSGTWDGTFKMAWSNNPAWVFYDLLLNDRYGLGKQVDASMVDKWGLYEIARYCDVMVPDGKGGSEPRFTCNCVIQTAADAFKVLQDLAGVFRGIAYWGPGVVVASADMPSDPVYLYTAANVIGGAFKYVGSERKTRYTVALVSYNDPANQYKQAVEYVPDEDGIARYGVVKTQVTAFGCTSQAQAHRLGRWLLLTSRYETGTVSFQVGLDGTLCAPGQVIAIADPRKAGRRIGGRIRSATGEKIVLDKAPTVAPGDRFTAILPSGVAQARDVKSVDGDTLTLVSRFDADPVPGAVWMIESSELVAQLYRVVSVQESDDDGQIAYTINATQHEPGKYAAIDDGAQIQQRPITIVPPSVQPPPANVRLSTYSVVDQGISKTIMVIAWDAADKSVSYLPEWRKDNGEWVSVAATGGLQVEVPGIYQGAYLARVRAQNALNITSIPAYGVDTILTGKTSPPPAVTSLKATGVVYGIDLKWTFPGDGSAGDTQRTETWYSRTPSRDDAIKMSDFAYPQASTSYQGLAVGQVFYFWARLVDTSGNIGPWYPSKGPGIQGQPSTDESAYEEYFRGQITKGALGQDLLEPIESITPPMAGDADIYAGDETMHAGVWSLQSAIAEGDMAVAKKVDTVAAKLQSASGTLTAAVQRETHARVDADSAMAQEITTVQAKADENAAAVQTVAQSYANLNGRVAASYQIKTQITSDGRTYVAGIGIGVDNSSGVVESQVLVSASRFAVIDPNNGGVLGVPFVVQGGQVFLRQALIGAGWITNAMIGSYIQSDNYIPGRQGWRIDKSGWFEINSTDGRGNRTVVDSNGGRTYDANGQIRVRWGVWEG; encoded by the coding sequence ATGAGAAGGCTGTACGCAGAAACCGGCCCGATGCGACTGAGCGGTTCCAAGGGCGGCGGTGGAGGTGGCGGTGGGAGCGAATCCCCGGACAGCCTTCATTCCGTTGCTCGTGCGAAGGTGCTGGACGTCATTTCTGAGGGGCACATCGTCGGACTGGTCAACGGCATGCAGTCGGTGTATCTCGACGGCACGCCGATCCAAAACGCGGACGGCTCGATCAACTTCCAGAATTACAGCGTCGACGTTCGCACCGGCACGCAGGACCAGGACCATTTGCCCGGGTTTCCGGCGGTCGAGCGCGAAGCTGCAGTTGGTGTGCCGCTGACGTCGGATGCGCCGTGGGTCCGGCAGATCCAGAACACGCAGCTCACTGCAGTCCGAATCCGTTTCGGCGTGCCCGCGCTTCAGCGTTCGGATACGTCGACCGGGAATATCACTGGCTACCGCATTGAATATGCGATTGACCTGTCGGTCGATGGTGGATCGTACGCGCAGGTGCTGACCGGTGCATTCGACGGCAAGACGACGTCGCTCTATGAGCGTGCGCACCGGATCGAACTGCCGCGGGCGAAGACCGGATGGCTTGTCCGGGTGCGGCGAATCACGCCGAACAGGCATAGTTCGACGGTCGCCGACACGGTCAACATCGAGGCGATTACCGAAGTCATCGATCGCAAGCTGCGCTATCCGATGACGGCGCTCGTCGGGATGACTTTCGATGCGCGATCATTTTCGCAGGTGCCGACTCGATCGTATCGCGTAAGGGGGCTGATTATCCGCGTGCCGTCGAACTATGACCCGGAGACGCGCTCGTATTCGGGGACGTGGGATGGCACGTTCAAGATGGCGTGGTCGAACAATCCTGCGTGGGTGTTTTATGACCTGCTACTGAATGATCGCTACGGGCTCGGCAAGCAGGTCGACGCATCGATGGTCGACAAGTGGGGGCTGTACGAGATCGCGCGATATTGCGATGTCATGGTGCCCGATGGGAAGGGAGGAAGCGAACCGCGCTTTACCTGCAACTGCGTGATACAGACAGCGGCCGATGCATTCAAGGTCCTGCAGGACTTGGCCGGCGTGTTTCGCGGTATCGCGTACTGGGGCCCGGGCGTCGTCGTGGCCTCGGCGGACATGCCGTCCGATCCGGTCTACCTGTACACCGCGGCCAACGTGATCGGTGGCGCTTTCAAATACGTCGGCAGCGAGCGGAAAACGCGTTATACGGTGGCGCTCGTCAGCTACAACGATCCGGCGAACCAGTACAAGCAGGCAGTCGAGTATGTGCCGGACGAGGACGGAATCGCGCGATATGGCGTGGTCAAAACGCAGGTAACGGCGTTCGGTTGCACGTCGCAAGCCCAGGCGCACCGGCTCGGGCGCTGGCTTTTGCTGACGTCTCGGTACGAAACCGGCACTGTGTCATTCCAGGTCGGCCTCGACGGAACGCTTTGTGCTCCGGGGCAGGTCATCGCGATCGCCGATCCGCGGAAAGCCGGCCGCAGAATTGGCGGCCGCATCCGATCGGCGACCGGCGAAAAGATCGTGCTCGACAAGGCCCCGACGGTAGCGCCGGGCGACCGATTCACCGCGATCCTTCCGTCCGGAGTGGCGCAGGCGCGAGATGTGAAGTCCGTGGATGGCGACACGCTCACGCTGGTTTCGCGCTTCGATGCCGATCCCGTGCCGGGCGCGGTGTGGATGATCGAGTCCAGCGAACTGGTGGCGCAGCTCTATCGTGTCGTCAGTGTTCAGGAAAGCGACGATGACGGACAGATCGCCTACACGATCAACGCCACACAGCACGAGCCGGGGAAATACGCGGCGATCGACGATGGTGCGCAAATTCAGCAACGCCCGATTACGATCGTTCCGCCGTCCGTGCAGCCGCCGCCCGCGAATGTGCGCTTGTCGACGTACTCCGTTGTCGATCAGGGCATTTCGAAAACGATCATGGTGATCGCATGGGATGCCGCCGACAAGTCGGTCAGCTACCTTCCGGAATGGCGGAAGGACAACGGCGAATGGGTGAGCGTTGCCGCGACGGGCGGCCTGCAGGTCGAGGTTCCGGGGATCTATCAGGGAGCGTACTTGGCCCGCGTCCGGGCACAAAACGCGCTCAACATTACGTCGATTCCTGCCTACGGCGTCGACACAATCCTGACAGGAAAGACGAGTCCGCCGCCGGCGGTCACATCGCTCAAGGCTACCGGTGTGGTGTACGGGATAGACCTGAAATGGACGTTTCCGGGTGACGGCTCCGCTGGCGACACGCAGCGCACTGAGACCTGGTACAGCCGCACGCCGAGTCGTGACGACGCAATCAAGATGTCGGACTTCGCGTATCCGCAGGCATCGACGTCGTATCAGGGACTCGCTGTCGGGCAGGTGTTCTATTTCTGGGCACGGCTCGTCGACACGTCGGGCAATATCGGCCCGTGGTATCCATCAAAGGGACCGGGAATTCAAGGGCAACCGAGCACCGATGAGAGCGCTTACGAAGAGTATTTTCGTGGGCAAATCACCAAGGGCGCGCTTGGGCAAGACCTGCTTGAACCGATCGAGTCGATTACGCCGCCGATGGCCGGTGACGCGGATATCTATGCCGGCGACGAAACGATGCATGCAGGAGTGTGGTCGTTGCAGTCGGCGATCGCCGAAGGCGATATGGCGGTGGCAAAGAAAGTCGATACCGTTGCGGCCAAATTGCAATCCGCGTCGGGCACGTTGACTGCGGCGGTGCAGCGGGAGACACATGCGCGCGTGGACGCCGACAGTGCGATGGCGCAGGAGATCACAACCGTACAGGCCAAGGCCGACGAGAACGCGGCAGCTGTACAGACGGTCGCGCAGTCGTACGCGAATTTGAATGGGCGTGTTGCGGCGTCCTACCAGATCAAGACGCAAATTACGTCTGATGGCCGGACGTATGTAGCCGGAATCGGTATCGGCGTCGACAACAGCAGTGGGGTTGTCGAATCTCAGGTGCTGGTGTCGGCGAGCCGATTTGCAGTCATCGATCCGAACAACGGCGGAGTACTCGGCGTGCCTTTCGTGGTCCAGGGCGGACAGGTGTTCTTGCGCCAGGCGCTCATCGGCGCAGGCTGGATCACGAACGCGATGATCGGCAGCTACATCCAGTCGGACAACTACATCCCCGGGAGACAGGGTTGGCGGATCGACAAGAGCGGTTGGTTCGAGATCAACTCGACGGACGGACGTGGCAATCGAACGGTTGTCGATAGTAACGGCGGGCGTACGTATGACGCGAACGGGCAGATTCGAGTGCGATGGGGGGTATGGGAAGGATGA
- a CDS encoding phage tail protein — MTDTFIWSPTVQGFGGDTTLRVRKAPFGDGYTQRAADGLNNRQSTYNLRFVGRADKIAAISAFLDAHAGATSFYWTPPLRPQGLFVCEKYTEPAKDGDVYTMTAQFEETFAP, encoded by the coding sequence ATGACCGACACATTTATCTGGTCGCCGACCGTTCAGGGCTTCGGTGGCGACACGACGCTACGTGTACGTAAAGCCCCGTTTGGCGATGGGTACACGCAGCGTGCGGCCGACGGACTGAACAATCGGCAATCGACATACAACCTGCGGTTCGTGGGGAGGGCGGACAAGATTGCCGCGATCTCCGCGTTCCTCGACGCGCATGCCGGGGCGACTTCGTTCTATTGGACGCCGCCGCTCCGGCCGCAGGGGCTGTTTGTATGTGAGAAGTACACCGAGCCGGCGAAGGATGGCGACGTGTACACGATGACGGCGCAGTTTGAAGAGACGTTTGCACCGTGA
- a CDS encoding phage minor tail protein L — protein MSINSDIQSLEPGRIFEGFEVNCLEIGGDVLRFHGHLQSATIVWQGEKYRAWPIAAAGFERTSDARQPSPTLTVGDINGTISALCVALGDLVGAKVFRRRTLAQYLDAANFPGGNPSADPNEQFPVEQWRIEQKSDEQPGQQVEFTLSSPLDFGGQQLPKRQIVSTCQSEYRGPNCGYAGSAYFDKNDNPVSDPALDRCSQKISGCECRFGVNNPLPYGGFLCDTLS, from the coding sequence ATGAGCATCAACAGCGATATTCAGTCCCTCGAGCCGGGTCGGATCTTCGAAGGGTTTGAGGTGAATTGCTTGGAAATCGGCGGTGATGTTCTGCGCTTCCACGGGCATCTGCAGTCTGCCACGATCGTTTGGCAAGGCGAGAAGTACCGCGCATGGCCCATCGCTGCTGCAGGATTCGAACGCACGTCGGATGCTCGGCAGCCGTCGCCAACACTCACGGTCGGTGACATCAACGGAACGATTTCTGCGCTCTGTGTGGCGCTTGGGGACCTGGTCGGCGCAAAGGTGTTCCGGCGTCGGACGTTGGCACAGTATCTTGACGCCGCGAATTTCCCCGGGGGAAATCCGTCTGCGGATCCAAACGAGCAGTTTCCGGTCGAGCAGTGGCGTATTGAGCAGAAAAGCGACGAGCAGCCGGGGCAGCAGGTCGAATTCACCCTTTCGTCACCGCTCGATTTCGGCGGCCAGCAGCTCCCGAAACGACAGATCGTATCGACGTGCCAGTCGGAATACCGCGGCCCAAATTGCGGGTACGCCGGCTCCGCCTACTTCGACAAGAACGACAATCCGGTAAGCGACCCGGCGCTCGACCGATGCAGCCAGAAGATCAGCGGATGCGAGTGCCGATTCGGCGTGAACAATCCGTTGCCGTACGGCGGTTTCCTGTGCGACACGCTGTCGTAA
- a CDS encoding tail assembly protein, with the protein MSEKLRTIKLYGVLGARFGRIHRLAVSSAGEAVRALSVLIPGFGAFLTRARDDGLTFAVFNGRRNLAEDELNGPVGDDEIRIAPMIIGSKSGGLFQTIFGAALMAVGAIASFYGQPWGAQLMGLGASMALGGIVQMLSPQQVGLAGAANNGTSYYFNGPVNSAAQGEPVPLVYGEMIVGSKVVSSGIFAEDQV; encoded by the coding sequence GTGAGCGAGAAGCTGCGAACGATCAAGCTGTATGGCGTTCTGGGGGCGAGATTCGGACGGATTCATCGGCTCGCCGTGTCATCGGCGGGAGAGGCCGTGCGCGCTCTTTCCGTGCTGATCCCGGGGTTTGGGGCGTTCCTGACGCGCGCTCGCGACGACGGCCTGACATTCGCTGTATTCAATGGGCGGCGCAATCTCGCTGAAGACGAGCTGAATGGTCCGGTAGGTGACGACGAGATCCGAATCGCGCCGATGATCATCGGGAGCAAGAGCGGCGGGCTGTTCCAGACCATTTTCGGAGCAGCGCTGATGGCGGTCGGCGCCATTGCCTCGTTCTATGGGCAACCGTGGGGCGCGCAACTGATGGGATTGGGCGCGTCGATGGCGCTGGGCGGCATCGTACAGATGCTCAGTCCGCAGCAGGTCGGGCTCGCTGGCGCGGCCAATAACGGCACGTCGTATTACTTCAACGGCCCCGTGAACAGTGCGGCACAAGGCGAACCGGTGCCGCTGGTGTATGGCGAGATGATCGTCGGTTCGAAAGTCGTCAGTTCGGGAATTTTCGCGGAAGATCAGGTATGA